In Epinephelus fuscoguttatus linkage group LG15, E.fuscoguttatus.final_Chr_v1, a genomic segment contains:
- the gpr160 gene encoding probable G-protein coupled receptor 160: MNISISSILLSLGGKCLLNWSMVFLQKNHICKSFLGVFSVYLAVIDTLLTLSVTTFHFHADGYVLILGFKLTRYHVCLLVQILGQVYSALQWPVVVVAGLDHYFTISQRLQPNTTRARQVVCLFVTCLLWFLTALYVFLLSDFIPVMEDVSYNLIHQCWVFHTSQILQVTIFLLLALGCAALHAGRSARLFKNPPLSDQITDHSRAHSRRSVVHQALRIFLDTWALFLAIFLPALLLLPVGIPAYVGLNVAWLCFLNSLLIAFILCAVCPASQLVQGLATVPLDSFCDWRFKFSLAAEDRT; encoded by the coding sequence ATGAAtatctccatctcctccatccTGCTCAGTCTGGGAGGAAAATGTCTGCTCAACTGGAGCATGGTGTTTCTCCAGAAGAACCACATCTGCAAAAGTTTTCTTGGGGTTTTCAGTGTTTACCTCGCTGTCATTGACACACTGCTAACCCTCTCTGTCACCACCTTTCACTTCCACGCTGATGGATACGTCCTCATCCTGGGCTTCAAGCTGACCAGGTACCATGTATGTTTGCTGGTTCAAATCCTTGGACAAGTCTACAGTGCTCTGCAGTGGCCTGTTGTAGTCGTGGCCGGTTTGGACCAttacttcaccatcagtcagaGGCTGCAACCTAACACCACCAGGGCCAGACAGGTTGTTTGCTTATTTGTGACCTGCCTCCTGTGGTTCCTCACTGCTCTCTACGTTTTCCTGCTGTCTGACTTCATTCCTGTCATGGAAGATGTGTCTTACAACCTGATACACCAATGCTGGGTCTTCCACACCTCTCAGATCCTGCAGGTTACAATTTTTCTCCTCCTGGCTCTGGGCTGTGCAGCATTGCATGCTGGGCGCAGCGCACGTTTATTCAAAAATCCTCCTCTGAGCGACCAAATTACAGACCACAGTAGAGCTCACTCCAGAAGAAGTGTTGTTCACCAAGCCCTGCGTATATTTCTGGACACATGGGCTTTATTCCTGGCTATTTTTCTGCCTGCGCTCCTCCTATTACCTGTGGGAATACCTGCATACGTGGGGCTAAACGTTGCCTGGCTCTGCTTCCTCAACAGCCTCCTGATAGCGTTCATTTTATGTGCAGTCTGTCCAGCCTCGCAGCTCGTGCAGGGCCTGGCAACAGTTCCACTCGACAGCTTCTGTGATTGGAGATTTAAATTTAGCCTGGCTGCAGAGGACAGAACATGA